A window from bacterium encodes these proteins:
- a CDS encoding CHAD domain-containing protein, with protein MKPTASRPAVDFIATAWQDEAPDLGVLKRWLHENTRLGPHRVLPEPPRSIRDIYLDTPDLRILRAGFALRIRRTAGSATASLDEPTRLDDGGDRRGTVQPLVSDRVGPSLGERGPVVDRLRVICREDELAVLARIRIERRTYRIVHGSDPSPSAEVALDRSFLTDATGHTHRRTCLNIAVAHAGDPAFRALADRLRGQYGQQGARGAAESAFAWAIRAAGVEVDRTVSLGSGVSGEIEHAMSVRQAADSVLRRYLASFLWHEPGTRLGEDPEQLHDMRVACRRLRAALQLFRPVYPGREADRLRRGLGDFGRRLGEVRDLDVFIDDVGRRCGGLRSADAAAAGPLLLHLERERARARERLRDSLDSADFAALKRDLAALRPCAPAEAAAVDLPRFASRVVRRAHRRVRRLSRGLAPDSPATEFHRLRIAVKRLRYTLGFFEDLYGSAAKRPLASLVDAQDRLGRHQDARIAVDKLRRIVVEDPAGFTPGSWLALGELMQVHRERAKKLRRRLPRRLRRLARKRWRVLGQAMTRLPDGIVTPWIEVAGRENPAAVSSGEAAPPPAALEPPCAGAPIGSTPESRGKTVGH; from the coding sequence ATGAAACCGACCGCCTCCCGACCGGCTGTGGACTTCATCGCAACCGCCTGGCAGGACGAGGCCCCGGACCTCGGCGTCCTGAAAAGGTGGCTGCACGAGAACACCCGGCTCGGCCCGCACCGGGTCCTGCCGGAACCGCCCCGGTCGATCCGCGACATTTATCTCGACACACCGGACCTGAGGATCCTGCGCGCCGGATTCGCCCTGCGGATCCGGCGGACGGCCGGTTCGGCGACGGCTTCTCTCGATGAGCCGACGCGTCTGGACGACGGCGGCGATCGTCGTGGGACCGTGCAGCCGCTGGTGTCGGACCGGGTGGGGCCGTCGCTCGGGGAGCGGGGGCCGGTTGTCGACCGGCTGCGGGTGATCTGCCGGGAGGACGAACTGGCGGTCCTGGCGCGGATCCGGATCGAGAGGCGCACCTACCGGATCGTCCACGGCTCCGACCCGAGCCCCAGCGCGGAGGTCGCCCTCGACCGCAGCTTCCTCACCGATGCCACCGGCCACACCCATCGGCGAACTTGTCTGAACATCGCGGTTGCACACGCCGGCGATCCGGCGTTCCGCGCCCTTGCCGACCGGCTGCGCGGGCAGTACGGCCAGCAGGGAGCGCGTGGCGCGGCGGAATCGGCCTTCGCGTGGGCGATCCGGGCGGCCGGCGTCGAGGTGGACAGGACGGTGTCCCTCGGTTCCGGGGTGTCCGGGGAGATCGAGCACGCGATGTCCGTGCGGCAGGCCGCGGACTCGGTCCTGCGCCGGTACCTCGCGTCGTTCCTCTGGCACGAGCCCGGCACCCGTCTCGGCGAAGATCCGGAGCAACTGCACGACATGCGGGTGGCGTGCCGCCGTCTGAGGGCGGCCCTGCAACTGTTCCGTCCGGTCTATCCCGGGCGGGAGGCGGACCGGCTGCGTCGCGGGCTCGGCGACTTCGGGCGCCGTCTGGGCGAGGTGCGCGACCTCGACGTCTTCATCGACGACGTCGGGCGCAGGTGCGGCGGCTTGCGGTCGGCGGACGCCGCCGCGGCCGGGCCGCTGCTGCTGCACCTCGAGCGGGAGAGGGCGCGGGCCCGCGAGCGCTTGCGGGATTCCCTGGATTCAGCGGACTTCGCCGCCCTGAAGCGCGACCTCGCCGCATTGCGGCCTTGCGCGCCGGCCGAAGCCGCGGCGGTGGACCTGCCGCGTTTCGCCTCCCGGGTCGTCCGCCGGGCTCACCGCCGGGTGAGGCGTCTGAGTCGGGGTCTGGCCCCCGACTCGCCGGCGACGGAATTCCACCGGCTGCGGATCGCGGTCAAGCGGCTGCGTTACACGCTCGGGTTCTTCGAGGATCTCTACGGCTCGGCGGCGAAGAGGCCGCTCGCGAGTCTTGTCGACGCCCAGGACCGGCTCGGTCGGCACCAGGATGCCCGGATCGCGGTGGACAAACTGAGACGGATCGTCGTCGAGGATCCGGCGGGGTTCACCCCCGGGAGCTGGCTGGCCCTGGGCGAACTCATGCAGGTCCATCGCGAACGCGCGAAGAAACTGCGCCGTCGGCTTCCGCGCCGGCTGCGCCGGCTGGCCCGGAAGCGCTGGCGGGTCCTCGGGCAGGCCATGACACGCCTGCCTGACGGGATCGTGACGCCGTGGATCGAGGTCGCAGGACGCGAGAACCCGGCCGCTGTTTCGAGCGGGGAAGCGGCGCCGCCGCCCGCCGCCCTCGAGCCGCCGTGCGCGGGCGCCCCGATCGGGTCCACCCCCGAATCCCGCGGCAAGACCGTCGGGCATTGA